One genomic window of Scatophagus argus isolate fScaArg1 chromosome 16, fScaArg1.pri, whole genome shotgun sequence includes the following:
- the LOC124072729 gene encoding MIEF1 upstream open reading frame protein-like, with protein sequence MGGWSRSAVLELYRALLRAGRHLQYTDRNYYRRAVAREFRRCQALTIQEDKEEALKRGQFFLSSRLGGLM encoded by the coding sequence ATGGGCGGCTGGTCTCGCAGTGCTGTGCTGGAGCTGTACCGGGCGCTGCTCCGTGCAGGGCGTCACCTTCAGTACACTGACCGTAATTACTATCGTCGTGCCGTGGCTCGCGAGTTTCGCCGTTGCCAAGCCCTGACAATACAGGAAGATAAGGAGGAAGCACTGAAGAGGGGCCAGTTCTTCCTCAGTAGCCGATTGGGTGGTCTTATGTAG
- the mief1 gene encoding mitochondrial dynamics protein MID51, whose translation MAGVNGDRKGKKDDNGIGTAIDFMLSNAKLVLGVGGAAMLGIATLAVKRMYDRAISAPTSPTKMEQTGKRSWEEPAWMGSSPRVLNHDMKSTVSRSLQSLPTSSQAFEPDCLRRTVGRAAVGGRGATQSDLLRARMRLSLQEHLWEFYQCNVNIPTEEQATARRAALDICAELRVFLHAKLPDMPLREMYLSGSLYDDLQVVTADHAQLMVPLILEKNLWSSIPGEDTIMNVPGFWLVRRENLEYFPRNSSYWDRCMVGGYLSPKSVLEVFDKLVAGSINWPAIGSVLDYVIRPVVPSETLTLEVQYEMDRKLYVDFLPLLVMEDGTSLIAKPHRLAAERHENLWRQSFRVAETARLRALDQEDGGCRCTCLKVAKAVCKLNPALNRLNASQLTNAILLLCEKEGDWTQEALADRFLQLLRALVGHLEAGRLPCALNPKVNLFCELTEHEVDELGYTLYCALSDPEGLLRTAVAQPSHP comes from the exons ATGGCAGGGGTGAATGGAGACCGTAAAGGGAAGAAAGATGACAATGGGATTGGCACAGCGATTGACTTCATGCTTTCCAATGCTAAACTTGTGTTGGGAGTGGGAGGAGCAGCTATGCTTGGCATTGCAACACTAGCTGTCAAAAGA ATGTACGACCGTGCCATAAGCGCTCCCACCAGCCCTACCAAGATGGAGCAGACGGGAAAGAGAAGCTGGGAAGAGCCTGCCTGGATGGGTTCATCACCACGAGTCCTGAACCATGATATGAAGTCCACAGTTAGCAGATCACTGCAGTCTCTGCCCACATCCTCACAGGCTTTTGAACCAG ACTGTCTTCGGAGGACTGTGGGTCGAGCTGCGGTGGGAGGCAGGGGTGCCACCCAGTCAGACCTGCTGCGAGCCCGAATGCGCCTGTCCCTGCAGGAACATCTATGGGAGTTCTACCAATGTAATGTGAACATCCCTACTGAGGAGCAGGCTACGGCCAGGAGGGCAGCGCTGGACATCTGTGCTGAACTCAGAGTGTTCCTTCATGCCAAACTGCCTGACATGCCGCTCAGAGAGATGTACCTAAGTGGTAGTCTGTATGATGACCTGCAG GTGGTAACAGCAGACCACGCCCAGCTCATGGTGCCTCTAATCTTGGAGAAGAACCTGTGGTCATCCATCCCTGGGGAGGACACCATCATGAATGTCCCGGGGTTCTGGCTTGTCCGCAGGGAAAATCTGGAGTATTTCCCACGGAACAGCAGCTACTGGGACCGCTGCATGGTTGGAGGGTACCTCTCCCCTAAATCAGTCCTGGAGGTCTTCGACAAGCTTGTGGCTGGCTCCATCAATTGGCCAGCTATAGGGAGTGTCCTCGACTACGTCATCCGTCCTGTGGTTCCCTCAGAAACACTGACCCTGGAGGTGCAGTATGAGATGGACCGAAAGCTGTATGTGGACTTCCTACCATTACTTGTGATGGAGGATGGTACCTCACTTATCGCCAAACCTCATCGTCTTGCTGCGGAGCGTCATGAAAACCTATGGCGGCAGAGCTTCCGTGTGGCTGAGACGGCGCGACTCAGGGCTCTGGACCAGGAGGACGGAGGATGCCGATGCACCTGCCTGAAGGTGGCAAAGGCCGTGTGTAAGCTCAACCCTGCCCTTAACCGGCTGAACGCCAGCCAGCTCACCAACGCCATATTGTTACTGTGTGAAAAAGAAGGTGACTGGACCCAGGAAGCGCTGGCTGACCGCTTCCTTCAGCTGCTACGAGCGCTGGTGGGACACCTAGAGGCTGGGAGGCTGCCATGTGCACTCAACCCGAAAGTGAACTTATTCTGTGAGCTGACTGAACATGAGGTGGATGAGCTGGGGTATACGCTCTACTGCGCCCTATCAGATCCCGAGGGACTGCTGAGAACTGCTGTGGCACAGCCGTCCCATCCCTGA
- the napsa gene encoding napsin-A, whose amino-acid sequence MARLNIFYLIGVMLITQSAAIIRVSLYKTRTLRRLMSDNGKTVEELLDLASSAGAPVSHPSPKLPVERLTNFMDAQYYGMISIGTPPQDFSVLFDTGSSNLWVPSIHCSILDLACWLHRRYNSKKSSTYVQNGTQFSIQYGRGSLSGFISGDTVTVAGLPVPGQQFAEAVKQPGITFAVARFDGVLGMAYPSISVANVIPVFDTAMAAKLLPKNIFSFYINRDPKASVGGELILGGTDPQYYSGDVHYVNVTRKAYWQIQMNGVEVGNQLGLCKASCQAIVDTGTSLIVGPKEEIRALQKAIGALPLVMGEYMIDCKRIPSLPVISFNIGGKMFNLTGEDYVVKESQMGISICLSGFLAMDIPPPAGPLWILGDVFIGKYYTVFDRNADRVGFAPSK is encoded by the exons ATGGCACGGCTGaatatattttatcttatcGGGGTGATGCTCATAACACAAAGCGCCGCCATAATCAG GGTCTCACTTTATAAAACCAGAACCCTGCGCCGCCTGATGAGCGACAATGGCAAGACTGTGGAGGAGCTTCTGGATTTGGCGAGCAGCGCCGGAGCACCGGTCAGCCATCCCTCCCCCAAACTGCCTGTGGAGAGGCTGACCAACTTCATGGAT GCTCAGTACTATGGGATGATCAGCATTGGCACCCCTCCCCAGgacttttctgtgctgtttgacaCCGGCTCCTCTAACCTCTGGGTCCCCTCAATTCACTGTTCTATCCTCGATTTGGCCTGct GGCTTCACCGTCGTTACAACTCAAAAAAGTCGAGCACATACGTTCAGAATGGCACACAGTTCTCGATTCAGTATGGCAGAGGCAGCTTGTCTGGCTTCATCAGTGGGGACACTGTCACT GTTGCAGGTCTGCCTGTTCCAGGCCAGCAGTTTGCTGAAGCGGTGAAGCAGCCTGGCATCACATTTGCAGTGGCACGGTTCGATGGGGTCTTGGGTATGGCCTACCCCTCCATATCAGTGGCTAATGTCATCCCGGTGTTTGACACAGCCATGGCTGCCAAGCTGCTGCCCaagaacattttctctttctacaTTAACAG AGATCCAAAAGCATCAGTAGGAGGAGAGCTGATCCTGGGTGGGACTGACCCTCAGTACTACAGTGGGGACGTGCACTATGTCAATGTCACACGAAAGGCTTATTGGCAGATCCAGATGAACGG AGTTGAAGTTGGCAACCAGTTGGGACTTTGCAAAGCCAGTTGCCAGGCTATTGTTGACACGGGAACGTCCCTAATTGTAGGTCCTAAGGAGGAAATCAGAGCACTGCAAAAAGCCATTGGAGCTCTGCCCCTGGTGATGGGAGAG TACATGATCGACTGTAAAAGAATACCTTCTCTGCCTGTCATCTCTTTCAACATTGGAGGGAAGATGTTTAACCTGACTGGAGAGGATTATGTCGTGAAG GAGTCTCAGATGGGTATATCAATCTGTCTGTCGGGCTTCTTGGCCATGGATATCCCGCCTCCTGCAGGCCCTCTGTGGATCCTGGGAGATGTGTTCATTGGGAAGTACTACACTGTGTTTGACAGGAACGCTGACCGCGTGGGATTTGCCCCTTCCAAGTAG
- the LOC124072731 gene encoding uncharacterized protein LOC124072731: MKSAITSSHDDPQPIYEDLDASMLAVTDGGQSEVKVKPVPRPRSKLPPKTKCNTTDNNTVETVDKTSDTTDAVDSHIYECIEDYKRLQPVDPPPRPPGCRYVTSFKPTAGVNGGNHYSPAVSTESKQSPQKPRRPPLPAIYCDTPPSTMRPTSEHTDRTDRPAVPPRLLHSTSQCESSPPQAQPPLPPCRPPPSSSVGPSESVYNETEYRPYLVILPENNEDIVTKARSTLRSGQHEQSGCCPSHPQTTPDTEDIYGMLRWLKRVSKSDFMAPSLYGLTIEEEISLFNQRAMNVRKALRLFNLLMMKRNESLRDLITQFRSISSSLDKMQKKNKTMGIAGGTTGAVGGVTAVLGIALAPVTMGASLIATAVGAGMVASAGGMGAHAAKKADQKTVTRMKVEKLVNDYKAGVADLEHCLDFILCGMNELQRHDIARLQRAGVQADALKMAQLSQSVIGNYIKHDRKTPVAHTSGMSSERLLQGFAKEIDQYFSEKNDQKLKKSSKSRFSGRVHLLAEDLQNELDHLNKLWEKFS; this comes from the exons ATGAAGTCCGCTATCACCAGCTCCCATGATGACCCACAGCCTATTTACGAAGACCTGGATGCATCGATG CTTGCCGTCACAGATGGAGGCCAGTCAGAGGTTAAAGTTAAGCCTGTGCCTCGTCCCAGGTCTAAATTGCCACCAAAGACCAAGTGTAACACCACTGACAACAACACTGTTGAAACCGTAGACAAAACCAGCGATACAACTGATGCAGTG GATTCCCACATTTATGAATGCATTGAAGATTATAAGAGGCTCCAACCTGTTGATCCTCCGCCAAGACCACCAGGGTGCAGATATGTGACCTCTTTTAAACCCACAGCAGGAGTCAATGGAGGCAATCACTAT TCTCCAGCTGTCAGTACTGAGAGCAAACAGTCTCCTCAGAAACCCAGACGGCCCCCTCTTCCCGCCATCTACTGTGACACACCACCATCTACAATGAGGCCAACATCTGAG CACACAGACCGTACGGACAGACCTGCAGTTCCGCCTCGACTCCTCCACTCTACCTCACAGTGTGAAAGCTCGCCTCCACAG GCCCAACCCCCACTACCTCCATGCAGACCTCCACCCTCGTCTTCAGTAGGCCCATCAGAGTCAGTCTACAATGAGACAGAGTATCGTCCCTATCTGGTCATTCTGCCAGAAAACAATGAAGATATTGTG ACAAAAGCCAGGTCGACACTTCGTTCTGGACAACATGAGCAGAGTGGCTGCTGCCCTTCTCACCCACAGACCACGCCGGACACAGAG GACATCTATGGGATGTTGAGATGGTTGAAAAGAGTGTCAA AATCTGATTTCATGGCTCCGTCACTGTATGGCCTCACTATAGAGGAAGAAATCAG TTTGTTTAATCAGAGAGCCATGAATGTGAGAAAGGCACTGCGTCTCTTCAACCTTCTCATGATGAAACGCAATGAAAGCCTGCGGGATCTCATCACACAGTTCAGATCCATCTCCAGCAGCCTGGACAAgatgcagaagaagaacaaaaccaTGGGCATTGCTGGAGGCACAACAGGTGCTGTGGGAGGGGTGACTGCTGTGTTGGGTATCGCCTTGGCTCCTGTCACCATGGGTGCCTCGTTGATTGCTACAGCTGTTGGTGCTGGTATGGTGGCTTCTGCTGGCGGTATGGGTGCCCATGCTGCCAAAAAGGCAGACCAGAAGACTGTGACAAGAATGAAAGTTGAGAAACTAGTGAACGACTATAAGGCAGGTGTTGCTGACCTGGAACATTGCCTGGATTTTATCCTCTGTGGgatgaatgagctgcagagacatGACATCGCCAGGTTACAGAGGGCAGGAGTCCAGGCTGATGCGCTGAAGATGGCGCAGCTGTCACAGTCTGTGATCGGGAattacataaaacatgacaggaAGACTCCTGTTGCACACACAAGTGGGATGTCATCTGAGAGACTACTTCAGGGTTTTGCCAAGGAAATTGATCAGTATTTCTCAGAAAAGAATGATCAGAAGCTGAAGAAGTCAAGTAAGAGTAGGTTTTCTGGTAGGGTCCACCTGCTGGCTGAAGATCTGCAAAACGAGCTAGATCACCTTAATAAGCTGTGGGAAAAGTTTAGTTGA
- the atf4b gene encoding activating transcription factor 4b, translating into MTMMMTNSQFGLEDMEGLLWAPSSPMADAMDFLSVHPDQEELQEGGGTSLVGDTSPVSPLTSSSLSSSSSPPPFYSPPPSPATALLQGDKVGTESDLLSLPWLGHPGQLRQTVSDDSKEDMFGDLDWMAERVDLSEFDLDSLIGSCSPTEESPRSPEDFLASLDSPMELDSLPMSTVSAPVFSSLPTASLSSIPPPTSAPPPAPPPTPPPTVCSDPSIITLDEPECYIDEQDVPCSPPWVPEPQEELEIKSEPASPDPSSPLVDTSTSPAYTLDLGSEVDVSESEVKPVLASVVPQVQRVVLSLSPTRVVLVLAPKEEVAITTVTATSEIVHSSAPPRSSRSRPYPDPTCKASPPSPSATSLKVRSLRGAGGEERATLKTSKSKKIKKMEQNKTAATRYRQKKKSEKEALLEEHTWLEKKNVELTEKAESMAREIEYLKELMEEVRMARTKRGLSADP; encoded by the exons ATGACCATGATGATGACAAACTCACAGTTTGGCCTGGAAGACATGGAGGGCCTTCTCTGGGCACCTTCCTCTCCCATGGCTGACGCCATGGACTTCCTATCTGTTCACCCTGACCAAGAAGAATTACAGGAAGGAGGCGGAACCTCACTGGTGGGAGACACTTCACCCGTGTCACCCCTCACCTCCTCATCattgtcttcttcctcctctcctcctcccttctaTTCTCCTCCTCCCTCGCCGGCGACTGCCCTCCTCCAGGGGGACAAAGTCGGAACGGAGTCTGACCTGCTCTCCCTCCCCTGGCTGGGCCACCCTGGTCAGCTGAGACAAACGGTCTCAGATGACAGCAAAG AGGATATGTTTGGTGACCTGGACTGGATGGCTGAGAGGGTGGACCTGAGTGAGTTTGACCTGGACTCTCTGATTGGCTCCTGTAGTCCTACTGAAGAGTCCCCCAGATCTCCAGAAGACTTCCTAGCCTCCCTGGATTCCCCCATGGAGCTGGACTCCCTCCCAATGTCCACTGTCTCAGCTCCTGTGTTCTCAAGTCTTCCCACTGCTTCTCTTTCGAGTATACCTCCACCTACCTCTGCCCCTCCTCCCGCCCCtcctcccacccctcctcccactGTTTGTTCAGATCCTTCTATCATTACACTGGATGAGCCTGAATGCTACATTGATGAACAGGATGTTCCCTGCTCTCCTCCATGGGTCCCAGAGCCACAAGAAGAGCTGGAAATCAAATCTGAGCCTGCTTCTCCAGACCCATCTTCCCCCTTGGTTGATACTTCTACCTCCCCTGCCTACACCTTGGACCTGGGCAGTGAAGTGGATGTCTCGGAGAGTGAGGTGAAGCCAGTGTTGGCCTCTGTCGTTCCTCAGGTCCAGAGGGTCGTCCTCTCCCTTTCGCCAACGCGCGTTGTCCTTGTGCTGGCTCCAAAAGAGGAAGTTGCCATCACCACTGTAACAGCCACTTCAGAGATTGTTCATTCCTCCGCTCCCCCAAGATCCTCCAGAAGTCGACCATACCCTGATCCCACATGTAAAGCTAGTCCACCGTCTCCCAGTGCCACCAGTCTGAAAGTCCGGTCCCTCCGGGGTGCAGGTGGGGAAGAGCGGGCAACTTTGAAGACCTCAAAGtccaagaaaataaagaagatgGAGCAGAATAAGACAGCTGCCACACGTTACaggcagaagaagaaatctGAGAAGGAGGCACTTCTTGAAGAGCATACATGGCTGGAGAAGAAGAATGTGGAGCTGACTGAGAAGGCTGAATCCATGGCCAGGGAGATAGAGTACCTGAaagagctgatggaggaggtTCGGATGGCCAGGACCAAAAGAGGTCTTAGTGCTGACCCCTAG
- the si:dkey-110g7.8 gene encoding GTPase IMAP family member 8 produces MAAVSSASDTGDPRGRHPPERRLLILGGPQSGKTSTANTILGDEIFDSGTETTHSNVGQTEIYGRRVTVVDTPPWAIPSDPEDNEEADSNDNAGAESDSPPQPPPSLDSEGPCMGAILCPPGPHAILLVLSVTQPFTDIHRRAAEEQLGALGGGTWRYSMVVFTGLDKLPKGVFIEEHIANTGEALQWLVERCGSRYHAFDNTRKDTEDNSQVPELMEKVEEMITDNQGWYFEVNELILLEEEQARRALEEERMRMEEHARQREQMIGGPPRELRLLLLGWKGVGKSSVGNSILGRRYFESGQETELCLRRQALVSGRRVTIVDTPGWDWFSVRRTPKRIRQESQRGAALLRPGPHTLLLVLPVVSSLTARKRRTLLAHIETLFGDSACLHTMVLFSCGDWLGRTPIEEHILRGGRELQRLLEYCGNYYHVLDSKTPGKDRSVSVLLDKIEEMIRENGDKAFLPIQTEWLSEESSYSSDNTEPEDDCRGCQLQ; encoded by the exons ATGGCTGCTGTGTCCTCTGCCTCTGACACTG GGGACCCCAGGGGCCGACATCCCCCTGAGCGTAGACTGCTGATCCTGGGGGGGCCACAGTCTGGCAAGACCTCCACCGCCAACACCATCCTGGGAGATGAGATCTTCGACTCTGGGACGGAGACTACCCACAGCAACGTGGGCCAGACGGAGATCTATGGCCGACGGGTCACTGTGGTCGACACTCCACCGTGGGCCATTCCCAGTGACCCAGAGGACAACGAGGAAGCTGACAGCAACGACAACGCTGGTGCCGAGTCAGACAGCCCACCGCAGCCCCCGCCAAGCCTGGACAGTGAGGGGCCATGCATGGGAGCCATACTCTGCCCCCCTGGACCCCACGCCATCCTGCTGGTCTTGTCGGTCACCCAGCCCTTCACTGACATCCACAGGAgggctgcagaggagcagctcGGTGCGCTGGGTGGAGGGACATGGAGGTACTCCATGGTGGTCTTTACTGGATTGGACAAGCTGCCTAAAGGTGTGTTCATTGAGGAGCACATAGCGAACACTGGAGAGGCCCTACAGTGGCTGGTGGAGAGATGTGGCAGCAG GTACCACGCATTTGATAACACTCGAAAAGACACAGAAGACAACTCACAGGTACCAGAGCTGATGGAAAAGGTGGAGGAAATGATCACTGACAACCAAG GCTGGTACTTTGAGGTGAACGAGTTGATTTTACTAGAGGAAGAGCAAGCCAGGAGAGCTCtggaagaggagaggatgaggatggaggAACACGCTAGACAGAGGGAGCAGATGATCGGAGGACCTCCCAGAG AGTTGAGACTGCTGTTGTTGGGCTGGAAGGGTGTCGGGAAGAGCTCGGTGGGGAACTCCATTCTGGGCCGTCGATACTTTGAGTCGGGCCAGGAGACAGAGCTGTGCCTTAGGAGGCAGGCGCTCGTATCTGGTCGTCGGGTCACCATCGTTGACACCCCGGGCTGGGATTGGTTCTCGGTCAGGCGAACCCCAAAGCGCATCCGCCAGGAGTCCCAGCGTGGAGCTGCCCTCCTGCGACCCGGACCCCACACCCTCCTGCTGGTCCTCCCCGTGGTGTCATCGCTCACCGCCAGGAAGAGGCGAACGCTCCTGGCTCACATAGAGACTCTGTTTGGGGACAGTGCGTGCCTCCACACCATGGTGTTGTTCAGCTGTGGTGATTGGCTGGGCCGCACGCCCATCGAGGAGCACATTCTTCGAGGTGGGCGGGAGCTGCAAAGACTACTGGAATACTGTGGGAACTATTACCACGTCCTGGACAGTAAGACCCCTGGCAAGGACAGGAGTGTGTCAGTTCTACTGGATAAGATAGAGGAGATGATCAGAGAGAACGGAGACAAGGCCTTCCTCCCTATACAGACCGAGTGGT TGAGCGAGGAGAGCTCCTACTCCTCTGACAACACCGAGCCTGAGGATGACTGTCGAGGATGCCAGCTACAGTGA